The following are encoded in a window of Xyrauchen texanus isolate HMW12.3.18 chromosome 42, RBS_HiC_50CHRs, whole genome shotgun sequence genomic DNA:
- the LOC127634922 gene encoding E3 ubiquitin-protein ligase RNF6-like: MDPPGGRDERHRQAERLRREEAYYHFINELSEEEYRLMRDSNLLGTPGEVTAEELRQRLDGAKERVSSQPHPEPRPQNSEAEGSSGAIEPGAETSNGDSLLEWLNTFRRTGNATRSGQSGNQTWRAVSRTNPNSGEFRFSLEININHEQPEPGEHSDTPDPSELPMPPPPVSPATVPTAPYSPTRSTPYSLQHPAPFSTTARPTLGRRAAVRRSSSSSAPPIMPPLTAQAPSTALRRNLPPLPSPSPPQAPLTSQSQEQDSGAIRGQIQVTTSSINAEEGQNGNEGPGCPNPLPQPGPQVAPAGREPRNSRTRSRGRVRRAAGGGGASSRSSRRSRSPLDRNPPPSVNPIHSSNTPQVEANGSTAVPMEMGEATVEPAAPTESLPEAGEEEGETPASGNGGVRRHPTIMLDLQVRRIRPGENRDRDSIASRTRSRARAAENTVTFESDSGGFRRTISRSERAGIRTYVSTIRIPLRRISETGLGEPSSTALRSILRQIMTGFGELSSLMETEADSETAVPNQDSAPAARAQAYRVNSNEGVTAHSVVESAEEVLVEGEEEGQVRVSRTGTEGRPSSRDTNNLVENGTLPILRLAHFFLLNEDEDEEHPRGLTKEQIDNLVTRTYGQVNLEGEQGRACSVCINEYAQGNKLRRLPCAHEFHIHCIDRWLSENNTCPICRQPILSSHQE, encoded by the exons ATGGACCCTCCCGGCGGGCGAGACGAGCGTCATCGTCAGGCGGAGCGCCTTCGGCGGGAGGAGGCATACTATCACTTCATTAACGAATTGAGTGAGGAAGAGTACAGACTAATGAGAGATAGCAATCTACTGGGAACTCCTG GGGAAGTCACCGCAGAAGAGTTGAGGCAGCGTCTGGATGGTGCAAAGGAGAGAGTGTCTTCTCAGCCACACCCTGAACCACGCCCACAGAACAGTGAGGCAGAAGGCAGTAGTG GTGCCATTGAGCCAGGTGCGGAGACCTCTAACGGAGACTCCCTGCTGGAGTGGTTGAACACATTCCGGCGCACGGGAAATGCCACACGTAGCGGGCAGAGTGGCAACCAAACCTGGCGTGCTGTCAGCCGCACAAACCCTAACAGTGGCGAGTTCCGCTTTAGTCTTGAGATCAACATCAATCACGAGCAGCCCGAGCCTGGAGAACACAGTGACACACCTGACCCCTCTGAACTCCCAATGCCTCCACCCCCAGTGTCGCCTGCAACTGTACCCACGGCCCCATACAGCCCCACAAGATCTACACCTTACTCACTTCAACACCCTGCTCCATTCTCTACTACAGCCAGGCCCACTTTGGGAAGGAGGGCTGCAGTGCGTCGTAGTAGTAGCAGCTCGGCTCCACCTATAATGCCTCCTTTGACAGCACAGGCTCCTTCCACAGCTCTGAGGAGGAATCTGCCCCCTTTGCCAAGTCCTTCCCCTCCACAGGCTCCTCTCACCTCTCAGTCACAAGAGCAGGATAGTGGTGCTATAAGGGGTCAAATACAGGTCACAACGTCTTCAATTAATGCTGAGGAAGGTCAAAATGGGAATGAAGGCCCAGGCTGCCCCAACCCTCTGCCTCAGCCTGGCCCCCAGGTGGCACCAGCTGGGCGTGAGCCGCGAAACAGTAGGACTCGTTCACGTGGCCGTGTCCGGAGGGCAGCAGGAGGAGGTGGGGCTTCATCTCGCTCCTCAAGACGTAGCCGCTCCCCACTGGACAGAAATCCTCCCCCCAGTGTTAACCCCATCCATAGCAGCAACACTCCCCAAGTGGAGGCCAATGGAAGTACAGCTGTTCCTATGGAGATGGGTGAAGCTACTGTAGAGCCGGCTGCACCTACGGAATCTCTCCCAGAGGCAGGTGAGGAAGAGGGCGAGACACCTGCATCAGGTAATGGAGGGGTGCGGCGCCACCCCACAATCATGCTGGACCTCCAGGTGCGGCGTATCAGACCAGGCGAGAACCGTGACAGGGACAGCATTGCCAGTCGTACGCGTTCTCGGGCTCGCGCTGCTGAGAACACGGTTACTTTTGAGAGCGACAGTGGAGGCTTTCGCCGTACCATCTCCCGCTCAGAACGCGCAGGAATCCGCACTTATGTCAGCACTATACGCATCCCGCTACGGCGCATTTCTGAGACAGGCCTAGGCGAGCCCAGCTCCACAGCACTGCGCTCCATCTTGCGGCAGATCATGACTGGCTTTGGCGAGCTTAGCTCCCTCATGGAGACAGAAGCGGACTCAGAGACTGCTGTGCCCAACCAGGACTCTGCTCCAGCAGCCAGAGCCCAGGCATACCGTGTAAATAGCAATGAGGGCGTTACAGCCCACAGTGTGGTGGAATCAGCTGAAGAGGTTTTAGTGGAAGGCGAGGAGGAAGGGCAAGTACGGGTGAGTAGAACTGGGACAGAGGGACGGCCTAGCAGTAGAGACACTAACAATCTAGTGGAGAACGGCACGTTGCCTATCCTGAGGCTGGCACACTTTTTCCTACTcaatgaagatgaagatgaggaGCACCCACGGGGCCTCACCAAAGAACAGATCGACAATCTTGTCACACGCACTTACGGTCAGGTCAACCTGGAGGGTGAGCAGGGCCGCGCTTGCAGCGTCTGCATCAATGAGTATGCTCAGGGCAACAAGCTGCGTCGATTGCCCTGTGCCCACGAGTTCCACATCCATTGCATTGATCGCTGGCTATCTGAAAACAACACTTGCCCCATTTGCAGGCAACCTATTCTGTCCAGCCATCAGGAATGA